A single window of Actinomycetota bacterium DNA harbors:
- a CDS encoding DUF2933 domain-containing protein — protein sequence MKSWKHTPLYVGLAAGLVIGLLFAGGSLGALLPWAIVLLCPVMMLLMMRGMGHHGAGQEERDHEGEHSLRQPGK from the coding sequence ATGAAGAGCTGGAAGCACACTCCGCTCTACGTCGGGTTGGCGGCAGGGCTTGTGATCGGGCTGCTGTTCGCCGGCGGCTCACTGGGTGCGCTGCTGCCGTGGGCGATTGTGTTGCTCTGCCCGGTGATGATGCTGCTCATGATGCGCGGCATGGGTCACCATGGGGCAGGGCAAGAGGAGAGGGATCACGAGGGCGAGCACTCTCTCCGCCAGCCAGGTAAGTAG
- a CDS encoding heavy-metal-associated domain-containing protein has product MATETLSVPEIHCDHCKTSIEGALTSIGGVEAATVDIPARTVTVTYDKASVDRGDLIAAIEQQGYEIPAQ; this is encoded by the coding sequence ATGGCGACGGAGACCCTCTCCGTTCCCGAGATCCACTGTGACCACTGCAAGACGTCCATCGAGGGGGCCTTGACGTCGATTGGCGGCGTTGAGGCTGCCACCGTCGACATCCCGGCCAGGACGGTCACGGTGACCTACGACAAGGCGTCGGTCGACCGTGGCGACCTGATCGCGGCCATCGAGCAGCAGGGCTACGAGATCCCGGCCCAGTAA